Part of the Sulfobacillus acidophilus DSM 10332 genome, TGCATATTTTCTAGCCGTTGGACCCAGTTATAGGCAAAGTAACCAATCGCGCCCCCCGTAAAGGGCAATTCAATTTCCGGCGGCACATAAACCTTTTGCCGCTGTTGTTGCGCCCGAATTAAGGGGATCGGGTCTCCCGCAACTTGAGTGCCCTCGGGACTGACCAACACCGCCTGTCCGTCGGCTTCCAGTACCCGAGCCCATTCGCCCAGCGCAATGAAGGAATACCGGGCAACCTTGTCATCACCCACGACACTTTCCAACAACGTATGAGCGCCCAGGGGCCTAAGGCGTAAGAAAGCCGAAATGGGGGTGATTTGATCCACCGCGTATGAATTCACCACGGCAATATACGGACTTTCCCCGTCGTCCCAGACTTGATATCCGTGATGCGTGTCCATTCGTTGCACCCATATCCCTCCGCAAAAACAATTAAGCCTTCGTCCAACCAAAGGGACGAAGGGAACTCCGCGGTGCCACCCCATTTAGGCTTGAAAGGCCTCACTCAGCCATACGGGACATCAAATGTCCGATATGCCTTCCCGGATAACGGAGGAAGAGTCCGTCCATGCCTACTACACCGTTCGGATGGCTGCTCCCGGGCCCATTCACTGTTGCTTCCTTGCCAGTCTTCCACCCTCACCGGCTCGCTCGAAAGGTTCCGCCACAGCTACTCTTCCCGCTCATCGCATTCACTTACTGTCGAGTTGTGCTTTTCACTATAAAAGGCGATTGGCGTCTTGTCAAGAGCGATTTGCCTTATCAAAAATGTCTTTTGAAAAGGAGGGACACCAGGACGTCGATTGGCTGGAACGGTTGTTGATGATGCGTCCTCCGCACGGGAAAATGGCCTAGCGAATTGCCTTAACTCACTCGCTTTCGATTCGCCGGTTGCAGACGACGAGTTCATCACCATACCCGCTCAACCGCCAACCCTCAAATGTCATGCCTTCGGCATCATCAGCCCTTTGCGGATCCCTTGAGCCACAATCACCCCTCCAGGTCAAGGCGTCTCGTCGTCCCGAACGAAAAATCGGCTCCAAAGACCGCGAATCAAGACGATTAACGCGATGGCCGCCGCGGCCGTCAAAGCCTCATGAAAGTTTCGGCTCAGAACCAGTTGACGGGCCAAAATCGTGGCCACAATGTCCAGCAGGCGCGGAGGCGACAGGTGACGGAACAAATCGCGCATCTCCACCAACAACACTAACGTAAAGATGTCCTCCATCACTCCCCGCAGATTCGACAACAAGAGCTGCGGGTGTCCTAAAAGGGGGCTCCAATGGACCAAAAACCCGATGATACCGAATACCAACGTGGCCAAAATCAACACTTCAATAGCCCACCTGAGCCAATAACTGGTTTGGCGGGTAAAACGCAAAAAAGCCGGGGGTAATGTGTGCATAGGTCCTCCTAAATGTTGGCTGCTGCCCCACATTATACCCCGACACAACTATTTCGACGACCTACCGCCACCAACGTGCGGTCACGACCCGCCGTTCTGTGTAGAACATGAAGGCATCCATACCGGTGGCATGTAAGTCTCCATAAAAGGAGTGCTTCCACCCCGCAAACGGAAACACTGCCACAGGAGCCGCCACGCCGATATTGATCCCCACCATGCCCGCCTGAATGTGATCCCGAAAATATTGCGCATGCCCGCCGGACTCGGTGTAGATAGTCGCCGTATTGCCATATGATGACCCGTTGGCAATCGCTACGGCGGTGGCCAAATCCGGCACCCGGATCATACTGAGGACCGGGCCGAATATTTCCTCCCGTGCAATCGTCATCCTCGGGTCCACCCCGTCAAAGATAGTGGGTCCCAAGAAAAATCCCCGCTCCGGTAACGCATGTTGTCGGCCGTCCAAAATCAGACGGGCGCCTTCCGAAATGCCCCGGGCAATATAGCCACGCACCCGTTCGCGATGCGATTGGCGAATCAAGGGCCCCATATCCGTCCCCGGCTCCCATCCCGGTCCCACCGTCATGGACCGGCCTGCCTCCACCAGCGCGTCTTGCAAACGATCGGCGACGTGCCCGACCGCCAACACCACAGAGCCGGCGAGACAGCGTTCACCGGCCGCCCCAAAAGCGGAGCCGATAAGGGCCTCGACCGTTTTGGGCAACTCCGCGTCCGGCATGACGACGTGAAAGTTCTTGGCCCCTCCCAGCGCTTGCACCCGTTTACCGTGATAAGCCGCCGTGCGGTAGACATATTCCGCAACCGGTTGCGACCCGACAAAAGACACCGCCCGGATTTCTGGATGGGACAAAACGGCGTCCACCACCGATTTCCCGCCGTGAATCAGGTTCACCACCCCATCCGGCAGGCCCGCCTCCCGCAGCAGTTCCAAAAGCCGCATCGACGTCAACGGGGTACGTTCCGACGGTTTTAACACAAACGTGTTCCCGGCGACCACGGCCGGAGGTATCATCCATAATGGAATCATCGCCGGAAAATTAAAGGGTGTAATGCCCGCCACCACTCCCAGGGGCACCCGTAACATGCTGGCCTCTACCCCATGTGCCACTAACGGTAAGATTTCACCCTTTAACAATGAAGGAGCAGAAGCCGCCAATTCCACCACTTCAATTCCCCGGCCAACCTCCTGATCGGCATCCGCAAGAACTTTGCCGTGCTCTTGAGTAACCAGACGGGCCAGTTCCTCCCGATGGCGCTGCAATAATTCCCAATATCGGAACATGATCCGTGCCCGCTCAAATATCGGGGTATTCTTCCACGAGGAAAAGGCCGTCGACGCCGCGTCCACCGCTGCCGACACCGCCGTCTGATCATCGAGCGGCACTTCAGCTAAAACATCTTCCGTCGCCGGATTGTAAATCGGCTCCCATTGAGTAGCGGTTGCCGCAAAGGGCCGACCGCCAATGATATGGGTCAAGGGTTGTGCCATCGTGTCGATCTCTCCTTCTCCAGAGCCTTTCGTTAAACGTAATGAATACGGGTCGAAGGAATATCTTGAAGCTCCGGGTGGTGAGCGTACACCAATGCCGTTGCTTGATTCATCAGTTCGAGGGCCTCCCGCACTTCACTGACGGTAACGGTGAGCGGTGGGGCAATGCGGATAACGTTTCCGTAGAGTCCCCCTTTACCCACTAAAAGGCCCAATTCGCCGGTGGCTTCCAAAAATTCCGCCGCGAGATCCGGCGCCGGGGTTTTATCGTGTCGGACCCATTCCAACCCTTGCATTAACCCCAGTCCTCGCACATCCCCGATGGCCGGATACCGATCGGAGAGCTCTTCGAGCCCTTCACGAAGCAAAAGACCGGTAACCCGGGCGTTTTCCGTCAAGTTTTCGGTCTCGATGACGTTCAACGTCGCTAACGCCGCTCGCATCGACAGCGGATTGCCGCCAAAGGTGGAAATGGTCGGCCCGGTATAACGGGCGCCAATGGCGGCGGTTGTCACCGTGGCGCCAATCGGCAAGCCGTTAGCCAGCCCCTTGGCAAACGTCATAATATCCGGGACGACACCGTAGTGCTCAATCCCAAAGCGTTTGCCCGTCCGACCAAATCCGGTCTGTACTTCGTCGTCGATAAAAAGGCCGCCAAATTTTCGCACAATCGGAACCAATTCTTGAAAAAATGCCGGCGGCGGGGTAATGAATCCGCCAACCCCTTGAATGGGTTCCGCAATTAACGCGGCCAACCGGCCCGAGGTCGCCGTCCGGATAAAGGCTTCGGCATCCCGAGCACACTCTAAGCCACAACGGTCCGGGGTTTTGCCAAAGGGACACCGGTAGCAATAGGCGTTCTGCGTATGCCGAATAGGAAGCGCCATCCCGGCTCCGCCTAATTTCCAGGCCGATTGGCCGGTTAACCCCATGGCTGCCTGGGAGCGACCGGAGTAGCTGTGCCGCAAAGCCAACACGTCTTGATGGCCGGTAGCCAACTGTGCCATGGCCACCGCCGTTTCGTTAGCTTCGGTGCCGCTGGTGGTAAAGAAACTCTGTTCGAGGTCGCCCGGTGTGATCTCGGCCAACTTTTCGGCTAAGTCCACCATCGGTTCGGTAATATAAAGCGTCGACGTATGCACCAATTGATTGACCTGATCCGTTACCGCCGCAGCAATCGCGGGATGGGCGTGACCCACGGATACCGTTAAAATCCCGCCAAAAAAATCTAAATAGGTCCGACCCGTCGCATCCGTCACCCGACGGCCGTCTCCTTTGACAAGCACCAAAGGTTTTTCATAGTAGGTGGTGACACCCGGCACCAAATACCGTTTTTGCCGGTCTTTGATATTGGCCAAGCTGCTCGGCCCCCTTCCCCTGTCATTAGTTCCATAGTAACGGAAAGGAATAGCGAAGAGATTAGACAGTCTGTCAATAAATTTCGCTGAAATTGAGACACATAGTATCCGACCGGCTTCCCGTCGGGACGGCACGGCAACACGTGCGGACGAATCGTTCAAGGCCCATCGTCATATTGTTTTTCCGTGGATCATCATGCCATCGACGACTCATCAGGCATTGTCAACGTGGAAGGCATCAAGTCCGCGTATGAGGCCGACGGTCGTTCGACCCCGCCTGACGGCGACGGAATATAGCCGCGTTGCTTCAGATAGGTCACGGCATCATTTATGGTATAGCACCACGGGGGCAAGGGCACCGTGTGGGTTGACGTCATCCGGACAGCCTGAACCCGGCGGAATTGGGCGCTCCAGATCCAGCTGACATGCACACCAAACGGGGGCACGTCTACCCGAAAAGCCACGAGAAGATCATCGGGCGACTTTAGCCTAACCTCTTGCGATGGATTAGCAACAAGGCTAACGTGTTGGGAAAAATAGGACTCGAGAAAGAGAAGCAAGTCCTCTCGAAATTCTTGCCGGAAAGCCGGAAGGGTTTTTGCCGCACGTTCGATTGCATCTGCCAGCGTCATCGGCCCGCCTCCTTGTTCGAAC contains:
- a CDS encoding Alanine--glyoxylate transaminase (PFAM: Aminotransferase class-III~COGs: COG0160 4-aminobutyrate aminotransferase and related aminotransferase~InterPro IPR005814~KEGG: sur:STAUR_8044 aminotransferase~PFAM: Aminotransferase class-III~PRIAM: Alanine--glyoxylate transaminase~SPTR: Aminotransferase class-III), translating into MANIKDRQKRYLVPGVTTYYEKPLVLVKGDGRRVTDATGRTYLDFFGGILTVSVGHAHPAIAAAVTDQVNQLVHTSTLYITEPMVDLAEKLAEITPGDLEQSFFTTSGTEANETAVAMAQLATGHQDVLALRHSYSGRSQAAMGLTGQSAWKLGGAGMALPIRHTQNAYCYRCPFGKTPDRCGLECARDAEAFIRTATSGRLAALIAEPIQGVGGFITPPPAFFQELVPIVRKFGGLFIDDEVQTGFGRTGKRFGIEHYGVVPDIMTFAKGLANGLPIGATVTTAAIGARYTGPTISTFGGNPLSMRAALATLNVIETENLTENARVTGLLLREGLEELSDRYPAIGDVRGLGLMQGLEWVRHDKTPAPDLAAEFLEATGELGLLVGKGGLYGNVIRIAPPLTVTVSEVREALELMNQATALVYAHHPELQDIPSTRIHYV
- a CDS encoding methylmalonate-semialdehyde dehydrogenase (PFAM: Aldehyde dehydrogenase family~TIGRFAM: methylmalonic acid semialdehyde dehydrogenase~COGs: COG1012 NAD-dependent aldehyde dehydrogenase~InterPro IPR015590:IPR010061~KEGG: bts:Btus_3089 methylmalonate-semialdehyde dehydrogenase~PFAM: Aldehyde dehydrogenase~PRIAM: Methylmalonate-semialdehyde dehydrogenase (acylating)~SPTR: Methylmalonate-semialdehyde dehydrogenase (Acylating);~TIGRFAM: Methylmalonate-semialdehyde dehydrogenase), with the translated sequence MAQPLTHIIGGRPFAATATQWEPIYNPATEDVLAEVPLDDQTAVSAAVDAASTAFSSWKNTPIFERARIMFRYWELLQRHREELARLVTQEHGKVLADADQEVGRGIEVVELAASAPSLLKGEILPLVAHGVEASMLRVPLGVVAGITPFNFPAMIPLWMIPPAVVAGNTFVLKPSERTPLTSMRLLELLREAGLPDGVVNLIHGGKSVVDAVLSHPEIRAVSFVGSQPVAEYVYRTAAYHGKRVQALGGAKNFHVVMPDAELPKTVEALIGSAFGAAGERCLAGSVVLAVGHVADRLQDALVEAGRSMTVGPGWEPGTDMGPLIRQSHRERVRGYIARGISEGARLILDGRQHALPERGFFLGPTIFDGVDPRMTIAREEIFGPVLSMIRVPDLATAVAIANGSSYGNTATIYTESGGHAQYFRDHIQAGMVGINIGVAAPVAVFPFAGWKHSFYGDLHATGMDAFMFYTERRVVTARWWR